Part of the Oligoflexia bacterium genome is shown below.
AAAGCAACTCACATTGAAGCAGAGCTGATTTATCTTTTGGCAAATCTAGAGGCTTCAATTGATTTTACGACAGAAGATATTCAACCCGTATCCTTGGTTGAAATGAATCAACGTTTAGAAAAAAGTTTAGATATTACAAAGCAACTTCTTAAATCATATGTCTCAACTCAAGTTGTGACCAGCGGGCTTCGCATGGCTATTATTGGTAAGCCTAACGTTGGCAAATCAAGTCTTATGAATTCATTGTTGGGCAAAAAAAGAAGTATTGTGGCCGATCTTCCGGGCACCACACGAGATACAATTGAAGCTGAGTTTTCATTAGACGGATATCTTTTTAAGGCAATTGATACAGCTGGTTTAAGACAATCAGATAATTCTATCGAAAAAGAAGGCATTCAAAGGTCTTTAGATGAAATGACTTCTTCTGATTTAGTTTTGTATATCGCCGACGCAACTGTTGGTCTACAAAACGAAGACATTGAACATCTCAAAAATATTGGTTCAAAAAATGCGATCATTTGTTTTAACAAAGCAGATTTAAAAGGATTAGAAATTTCTCAAGAATTAGAAAAGTCTGGGCTGTTAGAATTTCCGACTGTTAAAACTTCCGCAGTCACAGAAAATGGAATTGATGAATTAAAAAACAAATTACTCTCTCTCATTCATCAATCATCTAATTCAGAAATGAATTCAGTAGTCTCAACACAAAGACAAAAAGAAGCATTAGAAGGTGCGCTTACGCACATGAGTAAAGCAAGTTCACTGATGCGAGAAAATGCATCTCCTGAATTTATTGCGTTTGAATTAAAAGAAGCGCTTTTAAAAACTCAATCGCTCTTGGGCAAAAATGTTGGAGACGATGTTATGGATCAAGTCTTTAAACAATTTTGCATTGGTAAATGACGATGAGTTCAAATCAATTTGATGTAATTGTAGTTGGTGCAGGACACGCGGGTTGTGAAGCAGCTCTTGCGAGTGCACGGCTTGGTTTAAAAACTGCGATTATTACTACTAACATTGATCATATTGCTTACATGTCATGTAACCCAGCTGTTGGGGGCCTTGCAAAGGGTCACATTGTTCGAGAAATAGACGCTTTAGGTGGAGAAATGGGCGTTAATACTGACAAAGCGACCATACAATTTAAACGACTTAATACAAAAAAAGGCCCCGCAGTAAGGGCATCTAGATCACAATGTGATAAGTCGCTTTATTCTCAATTTATGAAAGATGTAATTTTCTCAACACAAAATTTATTTTCACTTCAAGCCGAAGTAAAACGTCTCGCCCTTGATGGTTCAAAATGTGTTGGTATTATTACAGAAAAAAACGAAACCATTTTTGCTAAAGCCACGGTGATTACGACTGGTACTTTTATGAATGGCGTAATGCACGTTGGATTAAAACAAGAAAGCGGCGGACGCGCTGGTGATAAAGCAAGTATCGGGCTTAGTGAACATCTTAAGGAATTAGGGTTTACGGTAACGCGACTTAAAACCGGTACACCGGCAAGACTTCATAAAAGAAGTATTGATTGGAGTAAAACCACTCCACAACCAGGGGACAAAACATTTTATCCATTTAGTCGAAAGACTGCGGGTCTTAATCTTCCACAAATAGAATGTTTTCTTTCTTATACGAATGAAAAAACCCATGAAATTATTCGTAAGAACCTTGATCGATCCCCTCTTTATTGCGGACTCATCGAAGGTGTTGGACCAAGGTATTGCCCGAGCATTGAAGATAAAGTTGTGCGCTTTGCAGACAAAGATAGGCATCAAACTTTTTTAGAACCCGAAGGGCTTGATTCTGATTTGATTTATGTTCAAGGGATGTCTACAAGTTTGCCCGTTGATGTGCAGTATGATTTTTTAAGAACAATTCCCGGTTTAGAAAATGTTGAAATCATTCGCCCCGGTTATGCTGTTGAATATGATTTTATTCATCCAACACAGCTTCAAAAAACTCTTGAAACAAAAGCCATTGAAAATCTTTTTCTTGCAGGTCAAGTGAACGGGACCAGCGGTTATGAAGAGGCCGCGGGCCAGGGCTTTTGGGCAGGTGTGAATGCTGCACAGAAAATTCTTGAAAAAGAATCTATGATTCTTAGACGAGACCAAGCCTATCTAGGTGTACTGATCGATGATCTCGTTACAAAGGGAACTCAAGAACCCTACCGAATGTTTACGTCTAGGGCAGAATATCGACTTTTATTAAGAGAAGATAATACACTTGAAAGACTTTTGTCTGAAGGTAAGCGGCTTGGTCTGGTTTCAGATCGTGAGTTTGAAGCATACGAAAAGGTGCAAACTGAGTTTGATGAAATGAGACAGAAACTAAAATCTACAGTGATTGTTCCTAATGAAGAGAATTTAAAAAAACTCGACGCAATTGATACGCCGCGCATTGTTAAGCCAACTACTCTTGAAGAGCTGTTAAGAAGAGAAGAAATTGTTTTTGAAAATTTAAAAACGTTTGACGCTGAAATTAATGCAGATGGTCAAGTAATCGAGAAGGTTGAAATTGCAGTTAAGTACGAAGGCTATATTAAAAGACAAAACGAATTAGTTGAACAATCTCAAAGACTTGAAAATTTTAAAATTCCTGATAACTTCAATTTTCACAAAGTTACTGGATTTTCAAATGAAGAAAGAGAAAAACTAACGCACATTAAA
Proteins encoded:
- the mnmE gene encoding tRNA uridine-5-carboxymethylaminomethyl(34) synthesis GTPase MnmE, encoding MLGDNETIAAIGTAKGVGALGIIRVSGLHTPEILARCFASKQFKVQESHTASFGVWKNPRTQEPVDEVVVVNFTQGRGYTGEAAADIICHGGVQVTELVLNATLDAGARLARPGEFTYRAVMNGRLDLSQAESVLEIISAKSPRAAALALKNIQGALSEKATHIEAELIYLLANLEASIDFTTEDIQPVSLVEMNQRLEKSLDITKQLLKSYVSTQVVTSGLRMAIIGKPNVGKSSLMNSLLGKKRSIVADLPGTTRDTIEAEFSLDGYLFKAIDTAGLRQSDNSIEKEGIQRSLDEMTSSDLVLYIADATVGLQNEDIEHLKNIGSKNAIICFNKADLKGLEISQELEKSGLLEFPTVKTSAVTENGIDELKNKLLSLIHQSSNSEMNSVVSTQRQKEALEGALTHMSKASSLMRENASPEFIAFELKEALLKTQSLLGKNVGDDVMDQVFKQFCIGK
- the mnmG gene encoding tRNA uridine-5-carboxymethylaminomethyl(34) synthesis enzyme MnmG encodes the protein MSSNQFDVIVVGAGHAGCEAALASARLGLKTAIITTNIDHIAYMSCNPAVGGLAKGHIVREIDALGGEMGVNTDKATIQFKRLNTKKGPAVRASRSQCDKSLYSQFMKDVIFSTQNLFSLQAEVKRLALDGSKCVGIITEKNETIFAKATVITTGTFMNGVMHVGLKQESGGRAGDKASIGLSEHLKELGFTVTRLKTGTPARLHKRSIDWSKTTPQPGDKTFYPFSRKTAGLNLPQIECFLSYTNEKTHEIIRKNLDRSPLYCGLIEGVGPRYCPSIEDKVVRFADKDRHQTFLEPEGLDSDLIYVQGMSTSLPVDVQYDFLRTIPGLENVEIIRPGYAVEYDFIHPTQLQKTLETKAIENLFLAGQVNGTSGYEEAAGQGFWAGVNAAQKILEKESMILRRDQAYLGVLIDDLVTKGTQEPYRMFTSRAEYRLLLREDNTLERLLSEGKRLGLVSDREFEAYEKVQTEFDEMRQKLKSTVIVPNEENLKKLDAIDTPRIVKPTTLEELLRREEIVFENLKTFDAEINADGQVIEKVEIAVKYEGYIKRQNELVEQSQRLENFKIPDNFNFHKVTGFSNEEREKLTHIKPITVGQASRISGVNPSAIQALLIHLKGKEKLRNISSL